In Euphorbia lathyris chromosome 9, ddEupLath1.1, whole genome shotgun sequence, the following are encoded in one genomic region:
- the LOC136206746 gene encoding G-type lectin S-receptor-like serine/threonine-protein kinase CES101, producing MGFFNPNPTYSIDLGPSGPRHLGIWFDRISFYSVWVANRVDPVPDSSGVLSIDEHGKLMITHQGGQPIVINPDMAGKNNLSGGNFTVTLLDSGNIVIRQVAWNRIPGPILWQSFDYPHNILLPGMKLGMNLKTGHNWTLTSWLSEKIPAPGAFRLGMDPTGANQLLVWCRGEIYWSSGVWKNGSFKSEPILTKRNDIYDFQLVSNEDEKYFSYSLKNKTVLSRWDLDTIGTITVFSLYQNTWIFESTSPCSYDMKNSSAICLSEKAIKCRKESDMFVKKRGYFEYIYNFYDGYEYEPDLGLSDCHSKCWKNCTCVAYQSGSSDGVGCKYWSKGSKFIPNDNFDFIYLLSNKSSK from the exons ATGGGATTCTTTAACCCCAATCCGACTTACTCAATCGACCTTGGCCCTTCAGGCCCTCGTCACTTGGGAATATGGTTCGACCGTATTTCCTTTTACTCGGTCTGGGTTGCCAACCGAGTTGATCCTGTTCCTGATTCCTCAGGTGTTCTATCCATAGATGAACATGGAAAATTAATGATTACACATCAAGGAGGTCAACCAATAGTCATAAATCCTGATATGGCAGGAAAGAATAATCTATCAGGAGGTAATTTTACGGTCACTCTACTCGATTCAGGCAACATTGTCATCCGCCAGGTTGCTTGGAATCGAATTCCAGGGCCGATTTTATGGCAGAGTTTTGATTATCCACATAATATACTCCTGCCTGGAATGAAACTAGGGATGAACCTGAAGACAGGACATAACTGGACACTTACTTCCTGGCTCAGCGAGAAAATCCCG GCTCCAGGTGCTTTCAGGCTAGGCATGGATCCAACCGGTGCTAATCAACTCCTCGTTTGGTGTCGAGGCGAGATATACTGGTCAAGTGGAGTATGGAAGAATGGAAGTTTCAAATCAGAACCTATTTTGACAAAAAGAAATGATATATATGACTTTCAGTTAGTTTCAAATGAGGATGAAAAGTACTTCTCATATTCTCTCAAGAACAAGACTGTTTTATCAAGGTGGGATTTGGACACAATAGGTACAATTACAGTGTTCAGTCTGTATCAGAATACATGGATATTTGAATCTACAAGTCCTTGCAGCTACGATATGAAGAATTCGTCGGCAATTTGCCTGTCGGAAAAGGCGATAAAATGCAGGAAAGAATCGGATATGTTTGTGAAAAAGAGAGGGTATTTTGAGTACATATACAATTTTTATGATGGTTATGAGTATGAGCCAGACTTGGGACTTAGTGATTGTCATAGCAAATGCTGGAAAAATTGCACTTGTGTAGCTTATCAGTCTGGAAGTAGTGATGGTGTTGGATGCAAGTATTGGAGCAAAGGATCCAAATTCATCCCAAATGacaattttgattttatatacCTTCTGTCTAATAAAAGCAGTAAATAA